The segment AATAACAGAGAGACTGTAAAGCTGTCTCATCTTTCTCCCTTAACACCAATGATACTTAAGTCTTAAacttggaaatgaaaatgaaaggatatCCTAAACATAAACATCATCTTTAAGCTGCTTAAAAACAACCCTTTACACAAACTAAGACATGACTTCCTATCTCACTTAGGTCATTTGTGCTCTCAACAACAGGGTAAGGGAACACAAGGATGATAGGCAGACCTGCAGAAAACAGAAGCCAAGGACCAAGATGCTTTAACTCTCCCATTACCATGTCATACAGAAAAGGCCGAACAGCGTACCCTCCGAGGTAAGGAAACTTGCACCATGTGAGTAGGAGTGGTAGACTACTTTGATTCTATAAAATCAAAGCCCTAATACAGGTGAATCCAGGGAACACACTAAGGAGTCTTGAGGAAAGATCCCTTTGTTTaaaggtctgtgtgtgtgtgtgtgtgtgtgtgttctacaTTCTGAGTAATTAGAATAGTGGGGCTCAAAAAGGCTCAGGAAATGAGTCTGAGATCAGTTGATAAATGTTAAACGTGTCCTTCTCTCAGCTGAAGAAAACAAGGAAGACAGAAAGGGATTGAGTGACTTGACCAATGTTacctaattttgttttaaagtggGACTAAATGTCCTAGGGGATAGACTACTAAAAATTAGTGCTCCTTTGTTTTCCAAAACAAGTAGCCAGCAAATATTTCCACAGAATTCCCCTGCAAATCTGTATTCCAAGAGGAACGCCTGTCCTGGCCTGGTGCGTATGTGGCCCAGGCCTTCATCAACCGAAAAAGACGGCTCTGCAGTTGTACATTGTTTCACCCCATGCGCTACACTGGACAAGCACACCAGCTTTGGAAGTATTTTATTGGATGAGAATGGACAAAATACATGAAGGACTGGCAGGGGAAAAGAAGTTTGATATCTAAAATGTAGACAATGATTTCTACACAATGATATGTGCTTCAGAGCTGCTTATGACAGCAAAAAAATGCAAAGAGCTTGCAAACAGCTTAAAAATTAGcaggtggtggtccagtggtaagaatgtgccttgcaatgcaagggacacagctTCAGTGcctggtgcaggaagatcccatgtgccacagagcaactaagcccctgtgccacaactactgaagcctgtgcgctcttaagagtctgtgctctgcaacaataaAAGCTACCACACCgataagcctgtgcacctcaatgAAAAGTAGCTCCCACtcaaagcaactagagaaagcccacatgcagcaacaaagacccatctcagtcaaaaaattaaataaacaaataaatcttaaaaaaaaattagcagcaTGTTTTTCTTAAGGGCtggaataaaagctatttaaTTATAAACCCAAGCTTCACACACTAGCGATAGGTGACCTACTGAAAactcatgttttccttttctttaaaatggaaagagCTCTTGCAAGGATTCAACAGTATAATTCATGTGACATGCTTAGCACAGTTTCCATGTGGAAAGTAATTAATAAGTGGCAGCAACTATTACTATTATAAATTTCAACAGTAAAGATCATTAGATTAAGTATGAATCTCCTATGTGATTTAGTATTATGTGGCCATTAAAATGTCTTTCAGAGAGAAAAGTTTAACATTACAGAACTATATAAAATGAATGTCAAATAGAAACTGTATATGATCTCAaacatgtaaatttaaaaatatgtggggGAAGGGGCAAGGTGGGGATAGGAGATTAAGAGGTGAAAActactatgtttaaaataaataatacacaagGATGTATTATACAACACAGGAATATAATAGccaatatcttttaataaatttaaattataatctGTAAAATACTAAATCACTGTGTTCTACAAATATAACTCAActatacattaattaaaatttattagtaGCCATATtaaagaaagtgagaaaattaatatgtgcatatgtattatatgcatattatatattttttaaataaaatactaaaagaaaatgcACCACAATTTTTACTTTTGGATGGTGGAATTagagatattttcttctttattgaaaaaCATATATTCATTCAAGTGTTCCAACAACAGTGTTCCATCAACACTTTTTCTTGATAGACcatcctctccccactccctttaATCATCTTGgcacctttatttaaaaaataattaactgattctctattcttttccactgaccTATATGCCTATTCTTGTGTCAATACCACAATGTATACTactgattattatagctttacaACAAGAATTGAAATCAGATAATGTATTtcttccaactttattcttcttttttcaaactCTGTTTGGCTAAGCCCTTTGCCATAtgaatttccatacaaattttagaatctaGCTCGTCGAGTTCTATTTAAAAAGCCTAGTGGTATCGCACTGACCCTACAGGGAGATCAACTTGGGGGAACTGACATCTGTACCAGTAAAGGTCctccaaagaaacagaatcaataggacatatataaataaagagatttattttaaggaattggtaCAAGCAAGTCAAAAATATGTATGGCAGGTCAGCAGACTAGAAACTCAGGCAGGATTTCTCTTACAACTGTGAGGCGGAATTCCCTCTTTTTTTGGGAAACCTGTTGTTTTGCTCTTaaagccttcaactgattggatgaagcccacccacattatggagggtttcttcctttatttaaaGTTAACTGATTATAAATGTTAATCACAGCATCATCTAGACTAGTGTTAGACCAAACAACTGGGCATCAGAGCTTAGCCAAATTACGCATCACAACATCCTGACAAGAGTGAGTCTTTGAATCCAAGAGCGTGCTTTCTCTCTTTacttatttagttcttcttttaaCATATCTCAGcaatgttttatactttttggGGTCAGGTCATGCAAATATATTGTTGAGTTTACCCATAAGTacttcatattttcatattacaAAAGCAATGTTTTAATGATTGCAGTTTATAATATTAATACCAATTTCCTTAactcacatcatacacaaaatcACCAGAAATGGGTCAAGGACCTAAATATGAGATAAATCTATAAAGtgtctagaagaaaatataggagaaaatctttgtgctCTTGTATTATGCAAAGACTTCATAAGATACAAAAACCatgaaccataaaagaaaaaaatcaataaactggATTTTGAAATTAAAACCTTATGGTACGTGAAAGatacttttaagaaaatgaaaagccaagCCACAgactgaagaaatatttgcaaggCACATTATCTAATAAGAGACTTATAGtcagaacatattaaaaaaaacaaaaccttatgaTTACTAGCTCAGTAATCATAAGACAAAGAACCCATTCTTAAAAATGATCAATAGGTTTGAAAAGATGCTTTACACAAGATGATGTGCAATATCTTCTAGTatataagtacatgaaaagactTTCAACACTAtaaatcatcagatcagattagtcactcagtcgtgtccaactctttgcgaccccatggactgtggcccaccaggctcctctgtccacagtattctcaaggcaagaatactggaatgggtatccattcccttctccaggggatcttcttggcccaggggtcgaacctgggtcttctgcactgcaggtggattctttaccatctgagccaccaaggaagaacAAGAAACTTCTGAGTGAAACAAAAAACTCTATATATCTTGACTACAGTAGTGGTTACACAtctgtatatatttgtcaaaCTTTCATACCAATTTTaagtgagagagagaatgtgtatgtgtgtttacattttttaGATCTTCCTTATTGGCATATGGAGATATTTTGAGAAACTCTCCCAATCAATACAATTAAAATGATATAGTTacaaacacacataaacacacacaatcTTTAAACGTAATGCTAACCTGGCAAAAAGCATAGGCTCCAGAGagcaaaaaatgaaatggaaactcAAACTCAGAATGGAAAATTAGCATCAAAGTTGGCTTTTACCCTGAAGCTCTTTGCCAAACGATGGGCTCTTTCAGCTCCCAAATGATAGAGATAGAAGGCAGAAATGAAAGGAGATAAAGCCTAGAAACCTCTAAAGATACTACAACTTAAAGCTTGAAGACTACATCTCTAGTGGAACgataaaaagaattgaaaacattcTGCCAGTAGAGAATTTTCCATTCTTGATGTTCTCACAGGGTGGAAGGCAAACATCTCTACTGATACTGACAATTTCTAACTAAAAGTGTGTTCTCACATAGATCTGCAATTCAAAATTTTACCTACAAATCTGGATAAAATGATCAACGGATAATATAGAGAGCACCACAATCATTAGGACTCCTGGCTAACAGCCAGAAAAGAGTGGGTGACATTACTCATAACATGGTTTaaatagacaaaaagaaaaaaaatatgaaaaagataagcaacatgaaagagagtgaaaaagttaaacaCATCCTAATCAGATTTCCAGAAGGatataataaaaacaatggagaagaaacAGTAGTCAGAGAAGTAATGGCTGAGAACATTCCAGAATTGCTATTCCAGAATTTTGCTGATCCACAAATCCCAAGCAAGGTAAGTGAAATCCATGTCAGAGACAAAGCACTATGAAAATGCAGAACTCCAAATAAAACAGCATGAGAGAAGAAGTGATTTCATGTAAGAACAACTATTAGACTTAACTCATTTGGGGCAAGTAAATACACAAGTAAAAGCAAATTAGAAACACCAAAGGACCTCCTTAAACTAATAAAGAATTAATACATAAGATCTTAttagagaaatattaaaatactttaaaatcggGAATAATAAAAGGGTATTCACTATCTGTCTCTACACAACACTGTACTGCAGACACAGGGCACCAcaaccaaagaagaaaataaaaggtataaaTAACTGAAAGAAGACAAGACCAAACACTCACTTATAAGTTAAATACTTTTCTATCAGAAacccaaaagaaattaaaattagtaGAATTAATTAAGGAGCtgggcaaaaaaaataaatattcaaaaatcattttagtttctaaagaatagaaaaacagaaaatgcaaaaacaaaatgcaaaaggtATTTGCCATttacaaaagatattttaaaagttctcaggGGGAAATTGATCCAAAGACATGCAGGATCattatggaagaaaaatatttagaggGAGGGCATACcacacagcttgtaggatcttagttcaccaaccagggattgaaccccatggtagtgaaagcaccaagtcctaactactggaccaccagggaattcccaagaaactttttttttttttttttaaacaactgatTATCGATTTATTAAAAAGGTTGATTTAGGCATCAGCAATGGTGACTTCCACCTCGACTCCCGGCTCAATACTGATGGAAGTGATCTGCTTGACAATTTCAGAAGGACTGTGCAGGTCAATGAGTCGCTTGTGGATCCTCATTTGGAATCGATCCCAAGTCTTAGAACCTTCACCACAAGGAGTTTTCCTCGTAGTTATTCTCAGAGTCTTGGTAGGCATCCGAACTGGTCCTTTCACTTTGAGATTCTTTTCCTTCGCTCCTCTGATCAAGTCAGCCCACACCTTCTCCAGAGACTTCACGTTGGGGCTGGTGAGGGTGATCCTAATCCGGTGAATGGCCACCTCTGGCTCCACTGGAGTCTTGCCGGTGTCTTTAAAGGCCATGGCTGCGGTGTGGCTTCCTGACCGACTTGTTCCTCGGCGAGAGCGAACAGCGATGAGTCAGGAGCAGGAGCGGGCGGCACAAAAGTCCGCAGCAGCCGAGACCGCGTCTTCCTCAAAGAGCCCAAGAAACTTTTAAatgttactgctaagtcatttcagttgtgtccgactctgtgagaccccatagacggcagcccaccaggctcccccatccctgggattctccaggcaagaacactggagtgggttgccatttccttcgccaatgcatgaaagtgaaaagtgaaagtgaagtcgctcagtcgtgtccgaccctcagctaccccatggactgcagcctaccaggctcctccatccatgggattttccaggcaagagtactggagtggggtgccactgccttctccataaatgttactaaatgatattaaaataagaCCTAAAGAGTCTTATGTTGAAAAATTGGGTAGGAAGACTCAATTAACAGAGATGTCAATTCACCCTAGACTTTTCTATGTATTCAGTGAAAAGTCCAATCAAAATATCACCATGGCTTTTATGAAATTTGATGAgtttaaaatttacatgaaaaggAAGGACCAAGCAAAGCAGGATATTTTTGAGAAAAGTAAGGAAACTTTCCTGACAGGTATTAAGACTATCATAATCAACACAGCAACCGATTAGCACAAGGATAGACAAATTAGCtaacagaacaaaatgaaaagccaaaaaTAAGACCATGCATATAGGAAAATGCTCTATGACAGGGTTGGCACTGTAAATTCCTAGGGGAAAGACTAGATACTCAAGATGTTATAAGGGCAATTGAACATCCAAATTGGGGGGTGAGGGGAATGGATCCCAATTGTATAGTAGCCATAAAAAGCTTTTCCAGGTGGATTAAAGCTTTAAATGTGAAAGACAGAAATGTCAAACTTTTGGAAGAGAAATAACTCTGATAACAACTTAGAACAAAGACCTTATAAAAGTACATATCTTAGTATCTCTCATGAACACAGACTCAAAAATTCTAAACCAAATATTAGCCAACCAAGACCAGTAATATACTAACAagaatgaaatatattattaaatggattggtagaatattttaaaactctaatttaccatttcaaaagaataaagaagagagATGTTTATAGCAATATATGCAGAATAAACAACAAAACTCAACatctattcaaaataaaaactctcagaaaactaggaatatAAGGAAACCTCAATTTAAGGGCAGCTCTAAAAAAATCTACAGCTCAAACTTTATGGTAAAACACTGTTCTCCCTTAAGCACTGAGAACAAGACAAAGATAATCGctcctcagttcagctcagttgctcagtctgtttgactctgcgaccccatggactgcagcacgccaggcttccttgtccatcaccaactccccggagcttgctcagactcatgtccatcaagtcagtgatgccatccagccatctcatcctttgtcagccccttcttctcccatcttcaatctttcccagcatcagggtcttttccaatgagtcagttcttcacatttgGTGGccaaagagtttcagcttcagcatcagtccttccaatgaatattcacgactgatttcctttaggattgactagcttgatctccttgaagtccaagggactctcaagagtcttcttcaacaccacagttcaaaagcatcaattcttcagtgctcagctttcatagtccaactctcacatccatacatgatgactggaaaaaacatggctttgactacacagacctttgttggcaaagtaatatctctgctttttaatatgctaggttggctatagctttccttccaaggagcaagcatcttttaatttcatgcctgcagtcaccatctgcagtgattttggagcccaagaaaagaaagtctgccactgtttgcattgtttccccatctatttgccatgaagtgatgggactgaatgccatgatcttattttttttgagtgctgagttttaagccagctttttcactctgctctttcacttacatcaagaggttctttggttcctctttgatttctgccataagggtggtgtcatctgcatatctgaggttattgatatttcttctggctattttgattccagcttgtgcttcatccaacccagcatttcacatgatgtactctgcatataagttaaataagcaaggtgacaatatacagctttgacgtactcctttcccaatttggaaccagtctgttgttccatgaccggttctaactgttgcttctttatctgtattcagatttctcaggatgcagggaaggtggtctggtattcccatctcttgaagaattttcccagtttgttgtgacccacacagtgtaaggctttagtgtaatcaataaagcagaagtagatgtttttctggaattttcttgcttttcctacaatccaatggatgttggtaatttgagctctggttcctctgccttttctaaatccagcttgaacatctggaagttcacggttcacgtattgttgaagcctggcttggagaattttgagcattactttgctagcatgcgagacgagtgcaattgtgcagtagtctgaacattctttggcattgtccctCTTTGGGATTGGCACTGATTATTCTTTGCTCACTTCTGAATTTGACCTCAGAGAGCCAGCAGCCTCTTACTGTCCTCCCCCTTCTTCCAGGTACTTTCCCATATCCAGTTAAGTTTTCTGCAAAGGCTTGCCTTCCACTAGCATCAAAGATTACTATGTCCTTGGTACATGACCACGGACATGTACCTCAACAATAGCTACTGTCCTCCCACCATCTCTGTAGGAGCCAATTCTGGCAGATATAATGTATACCATCTACCTTGTGAACTGTATTTCTGATGGTACCTATTaaactgtgttagttgctcagtcatgttcaactttttgtgaccccatggactgtagccctgtagcctgccaggcttctctgttcatgggattctccagcaagaacactggagtgggtagccactcccttctccaggggatcttcctgactcagggatcctactcaggtctcctgcactgcaggcagattctttaccatctgagccaccagggaagcccaagtacctACTAAAGTTGCTCCTAAAACTTGGCCATACTCATTAAGAGGTGGAAAATGCATGGCAAATTTTCCACCTAAAATCTCTAAGGAATCTGAAACCAAGGTTTCCTCAGGCCAAATGATCTAAAATTCAAGGGAATATGGCGAGAGAGGTATTCgaaaggaaaaattaacattTGTTCAGCAActactctgtgccagacattTACCTATACATGCTATCTAATCCTTGCCACAactcaatggataaagaattacCAGCACAGATAAAGAATCCAACACTCAGAAAGGTGTAGTAACTTTCTAAAAGTAGACAGCAATTGGTAGACAACGttttgaactcaggtctttctgatttcaaagtccAAACTCCTTACCTAGCTATATAAATAATACTCAgatttgtacatttatttttgctaaaaGCAATAatctgaaattataaaaatgaggaaaaggtaACTACTGAGCAATATGATGTAAGATattgctctgttttgttttttataccaCTAAGCAGACTGCGTAACAAGGCACCATGTATTAAGAGTTTTAACTGGCCTTTTGTTTGATTATAGGCAACAAGCAACTGGGAAATCACTCTCAGAGTCTGAATGGCCAATTCTGAAGGCTGAGTCCAACAAAACTATTACTCTAGGGTATCCCTTCTGACTATTCACCAGCAAGGAAAGAAAACCCAAGTGCAGTTTAATTGTCAAGTCATGTAAAGGtgatttatctaaagaaaattaGGTTTGCACTTTTAAGAAATTCCGATGTTTAAAATTTGTTAGGGACCTCACATTCCCTTAAATATTAACTAAAAAGTCTTGAAAGAGACCATTTCAATTTCTCTCTCCCATCTACCTTGGATGAGTAACAGGTATTTAAGAATGtttatacaaaaagaaataaatatatatcagtgTTTACATATGAATTCAATAGCTTTTCTCTTCAAACTTCACTGCTACTGTGAAATACCATCAAAAACCAGAAACATCATTGGTACGTGGGACAGAAGCAGTCATCCAACACCCTGGCCTTTCAGGTATTTAAGGGACCTGTCATCTTTCTGATGACTTTCTTTATTGCACTTCAGCTATCTCTTCCCTTGGTCTCCTCTTGACCTTCCCAGTGCCAAATTAAGACTCCCCAGTTCTAAACTACTCTAAACCCACTTTCCTATCCTTGGTGTTTGCTCACTTTACAACTCCTACATACTTGTTCTGAACCCTCATACCAATAGTCTCTTCATTCTCTCCCTTTATCAGACCTGATATTCTTCACTCATGCCTTTACCAGAAGGTCCATCATATCAAGACCCTAATGGCCCACATCTCTTATCCTTTTATCACCTTTGCGTGGAAATCTTTTATCCCTGAATGAATCTAACTATTTACTTTCTCTGTGCCTGCACTGAAGCTGATGTGCACAACTGGGGAAAAATTCCTCACCAATGTTATCCCTCTAAAAATTCTACCTGTATAAAAAGTCTACAGCATCAATTAAGCCTTCAATATCACCCAGCAATTGTTTTCTCACTAGTCAGCCTAGGCAACTATTTTAAATCTTCTCTAACATCCACTCAAACATCTACTCTCCATACACTCTCCTTTTTATTCTCAATATCTTATCTCACCATTCATTTCATCAAGACAATAGAAACTAACAAACAAGAATTGCCTCAACTTTCCAGCAACATTCATTTATTCTCTATGTATGAAACACCACTGGATATCTGGGGTCTGGAACCAGATCACCTACATTCTTATTCTAGTTTTATCCTTTGgataagtcacttaacttctttgTGCTTTGGTTTATTCATTTCTAAATTGGAGATCTGAGTAGTACCAGCTTTGCAGGGTAGTTGTGAGAGTTAACAAGAAGCATATTTGGAGCATttagaatggtgcctggcacaaagtaagcaTGCCAAAAATTTTAGCCACTACCCACCACCATCATATGGGcttgcctgatagctcagttgctacagaatctgcctgcaatgcaggaggcctcgactcctgggtcgggaagatccactggagaagggataggctacctactccagtattcttgggtttcccttgtggctcagcgtgggcttccctggtggtttagaggttaaagcgtctaccagcaatgcgggagacctgggtttgatccctgggttgggaagatcctctggagaaggaaatggcaacccactccagtattcttgcctggagaatcccacggacggaggaacttggtgcgctacagtccatggggtcgcaaagagtcggacatgactgagcgacttcactttcactttcactttgtggctcagctggtaaagaatctgcctgcaatgcctgagacctgggttcgatccctgggttgggaagatcccctggagaagggaaaggttacccactccagtattctggcctggggaatttcatggactatatagtccatagggttgcaaagagctggacgcaaccaagtgactttcactttcaccaccatcATGACAACTACATGGGCCAGGCACCAGATGTATACAAATCTATATGCAatctttcctcctccccttctgGTATAACATAAGAGAAGTCTGTGCCTCCTCCAAGGCCAATacctcctctctttctttcaccTGGGTTTAGAATaggataaaacagaaataaatacagcCTAATGTGAGAAGACCCGGAAGGCAAACATAACTAGCCCAAGGTCATAAGGCTATTAAAATGTAGAGCTGGGTTAAGAAATCAAGTCAGCCTCTATAACTACATCATTCTGCCTTCTACATTTCCTTCAGATTTGACAGAAAGTTCTCCCTAAATACTTCAGCTCCTGTTACAGAAGTAAAGCTCAGGTTTGACAAATGAGAATTTCCCCCAAAGTAAATACAGACTTTTAAAGGCCTGAAACTACAAACATGCATAAAACACTCTAAATTACGGAAGAAGGAGTACCGAATTCTGAAGGTGGTCAGAAAAGGCTTCACAGTCTACAGGATGCCAACAGGAATACTGTGAACAGAAGTATGCAGAAAATCCCTGGCTGAGAGTTAACAAGGGGCAGGGAAAGCCTTGACAGTGAGAAAAAGTTAGAGCTGCTACCAGCAGGAAATCTCCTGGACATGACAAAATCTGTTTAATAAAAAAGGAGAACATATTAAAACTATTTGGCATGTGGGCCCAAATCAAAC is part of the Bos indicus isolate NIAB-ARS_2022 breed Sahiwal x Tharparkar chromosome 11, NIAB-ARS_B.indTharparkar_mat_pri_1.0, whole genome shotgun sequence genome and harbors:
- the LOC109566443 gene encoding small ribosomal subunit protein uS10-like; its protein translation is MAFKDTGKTPVEPEVAIHRIRITLTSPNVKSLEKVWADLIRGAKEKNLKVKGPVRMPTKTLRITTRKTPCGEGSKTWDRFQMRIHKRLIDLHSPSEIVKQITSISIEPGVEVEVTIADA